AGTACATGTTCCAACAGCAGCCGGGCATTGTTTTGCGGCTCGTACACGCCGCACTTCTCCAAAAAAGAGGAAGCCTCCACGAAGGCTTCCCGACAGCTCTGTTCCGGCGTCATGACAAACTGCGCGCGGGTCACAGATTATTCTCCTCTATCCATCATCTCAGTCTGCTGAGCAATGGTCAGTGCAGACAAAATATCTTCAATCTCTCCGTTCATCACCTGATCCAGCTTGTGCATGGTCAGACCAATCCGGTGATCCGTCACACGGCTTTGCGGGAAGTTGTACGTACGTATCCGCTCACTGCGGTCACCCGTTCCCACTTTGCTCTTCCGCTCAACAGAGATCTTTGCTTCCTCTTCCATACGTTTCATATCGAAGATACGTGTACGCAGAACCTGCAACGCTTTTTCCTTGTTGGAGTTCTGTGATTTTCCATCCTGACATGTCGCCACAATCCCCGTTGGAACGTGCGTTACCCGTACTGCGGATTTCGTCGTATTAACCGATTGTCCACCAGCACCACTGGAACAGAACGTATCCACACGGATGTCTTTGTCATGAATTTCGATATCGAAATCTTCGGCTTCAGGCATAACGGCAACCGTTGAAGTTGACGTATGAATACGTCCGCCAGACTCGGTTGTTGGAATACGCTGCACACGGTGTGCGCCGCTTTCGTATTTCATTTTGCTGTAAGCACCGCGTCCGTTGATCAGGAAAACAACCTCTTTGAATCCACCAAGATCATTCGTGTTAACGTCCATCAGCTCTACACGCCAGCCTTGTGCATCTGCATAACGTGTGTACATCCGATACAGATCTGCTGCAAACAACGCTGCTTCATCTCCACCAGCTGCTCCGCGAATCTCAACAATAACGTTTTTGTCGTCATTCGGATCTTTTGGCAGCATGAGTACACGAATCAATTCGTCCAGCTCTTTCTGACGAGTGCTCAGTTCGTCAATTTCCATTTTGACCATTTCGCGCATCTCATCATCCAGTTTCTCACCCTGCATTTCCTTTGCAGCTTCGAGATCCTGACTTACCTGTTTGTATTCCGTGTACGCTTCATAAGTCGGTTGCAGATCGGATTGTTCTTTGGAGTATTCCCGCAACTTTTTGTTGTCACTTGCCACATCCGGGTCACACAAAAGCTCGCTCAACTTGTCATAACGGTCGGCTAACGCCTGTAATTTATCCAACATGTATAGTCACCTCACGCATTATTTTGTCCAAGCACATCACATTTTCAATAAATATTTCAATTCAACATTAATCACATCTATAATCTATATTCCACAACGCACAGGATTCTCAATGAATCCCCTGACCGCAGCATGTATTCACATTCATGTATGATCGACGTATAACATCGCTACAACGTCATCAAATCCTTTACTTTTAAAGTGATATCAAGAAATCGTGTACCCCGTGTTAAACTCGCTTCGACTCATCGGTTACAGTGCGAATTTTAACGTGGTATACGACTCTTAATTATAGCATATTCTTATGGTTCTGAATAGTAACTGTTCCGCAAGCGGATGAACTAATTTTTTGTGCTGTAAGATACAAAATGAAATTGTTGTTCGATGTGGTTCCGAAATGATCCTACTGTGGTATAATACAAGTATAACAGGTGTAAAATAAACAAAAGCCACGATGCGCTAACATCGTGACTTCTCCAACAAAGGCCGGTGGGAGACCACGGCGAATTTCAATCAAATGAATGAAAAACCACCGGATTGCAAGGCGACCAACCTAATCCCGGTGGTTTTTCTTGTTCCGCGCTGCTTTCCACGCACTGCATACGGCTATTAACCCCACTGCAATACTAATTAGCTTGTCGCTAATTTCTAGGAAATGCTGCACTACTGCAAGAAATGACACGGCGTCACCCCCTTTCGGGTAAGCATCACCGTATCGATTATCCACCGGTTACTTTGTCTCCTCTATTATACCATAATATGCCTATTCACATCTCTGTCTCAGCAGTTGATTTTGATGATGAAAACAAAGAACCCGTTTCTCTTGGAAGACTATTCTCCGTTGCATCCTCATCTTCAGAGCTCTAAGTTAAAGACCCCACGAACTTCACGAAGAAGGTCGTAGGGTCATAATTTTAAGTCTACATATAAATGTGTAACAACTTACACGTTGAAACGGAAGTGCATAACGTCGCCGTCATTTACAACGTACTCTTTACCTTCTAGACGAAGTTGTCCGCGCTCTTTGGCACCGTTCATGGAACCTGCTGCCACCAGATCGTCGTAGGAAACAACTTCTGCCCGGATGAATCCGCGCTCGAAGTCCGTGTGAATGACACCTGCTGCGCCTGGTGCTTTGGTACCCTTACGGATTGTCCAAGCACGAACTTCCTGTACACCTGCTGTGAAGTATGTGTACAGACCGAGCAATTTGTAAGCCGCTTTGATCAACAGGTTCAGACCGGAATCCTCGATACCGAGTTCTTCCAGGAACATTTGTTTATCTTCGCCTTCCAGCTCGGAGATCTCTTCTTCAACCTTCGCACTGATTGGCACCACTTCTGCGTTTTCAGCAGCTGCGAATTCTCTTACTTTTTGCACGTAAGCATTGTTCGCCACGTCGCCGATTTCGTCCTCAGCTACATTGGCTGCATACAGAACAGGCTTCAGGGTAAGCAAGTGCAGATCGCGTATAATCAAAAGCTCGTCATCCGTAAGTTCCATGCTGCGTGCCGGCTTATCATCGTACAGAACAGCCTTCACTTTCTCCAACACTTCTACTTCTTGAGAGGCAGACTTATTGCCGCCCTTCATGTTTTTCTTGGAGCGG
The window above is part of the Paenibacillus sp. 1781tsa1 genome. Proteins encoded here:
- the prfA gene encoding peptide chain release factor 1; this translates as MLDKLQALADRYDKLSELLCDPDVASDNKKLREYSKEQSDLQPTYEAYTEYKQVSQDLEAAKEMQGEKLDDEMREMVKMEIDELSTRQKELDELIRVLMLPKDPNDDKNVIVEIRGAAGGDEAALFAADLYRMYTRYADAQGWRVELMDVNTNDLGGFKEVVFLINGRGAYSKMKYESGAHRVQRIPTTESGGRIHTSTSTVAVMPEAEDFDIEIHDKDIRVDTFCSSGAGGQSVNTTKSAVRVTHVPTGIVATCQDGKSQNSNKEKALQVLRTRIFDMKRMEEEAKISVERKSKVGTGDRSERIRTYNFPQSRVTDHRIGLTMHKLDQVMNGEIEDILSALTIAQQTEMMDRGE
- the ychF gene encoding redox-regulated ATPase YchF, with translation MALKAGIVGLPNVGKSTLFNAITQAGAESANYPFCTIDPNVGIVEVPDERLDKLTELVVPKKTVPTAFEFVDIAGLVRGASKGEGLGNKFLAHIREVDAIVHVVRCFVDENITHVDGKIDPVSDIQTINLELILADIESVEKKIDRSKKNMKGGNKSASQEVEVLEKVKAVLYDDKPARSMELTDDELLIIRDLHLLTLKPVLYAANVAEDEIGDVANNAYVQKVREFAAAENAEVVPISAKVEEEISELEGEDKQMFLEELGIEDSGLNLLIKAAYKLLGLYTYFTAGVQEVRAWTIRKGTKAPGAAGVIHTDFERGFIRAEVVSYDDLVAAGSMNGAKERGQLRLEGKEYVVNDGDVMHFRFNV